One region of Kwoniella pini CBS 10737 chromosome 6, complete sequence genomic DNA includes:
- a CDS encoding guanine nucleotide-binding protein subunit beta: MSSAELQEKISAARREADALKDKIRAVKDQTADTSLRAMANDTPPLPRMTLKVRRTLKGHLAKIYALHWAADKRHLVSASQDGKLIVWDAYTTNKVHAIPLRSSWVMTCSYAPSGNFVACGGLDNICSIYSLRGAAPGGPGGQVKVARELSAHTGYLSCCRFINDRQIVTSSGDMTCMLWDIEQGVRTMEFNDHTGDVMSISLAPNANLFVSGACDATAKVWDIRTGKAVQTFTGHESDINAVQFFPSGDAFATGSDDATCKLFDLRADRELNTYAHDNILCGITSVAFSISGRVLFAGYDDYNCNVWDTLKGERIGVLAGHENRISCMGVSGDGVALCTGSWDSLLKVSTCFFCFGTFVFINLL; encoded by the exons ATGTCCTCAGCGGAGTTACAAGAAAAGATATCGGCGGCACGGAGAGAGGCAGACGCTTTGAAGGACAAGATTAGGGCGGTGAAAGATCAAACTGCTGATACAAGTC TCCGAGCAATGGCAAATGATACCCCACCACTACCACGTATGACTCTGAAAGTACGACGGACGTTGAAAGGACATTTGGCCAAAATATACGCATTACATTGGGCAGCCGATAAAAGGCATTTAGTTTCAGCATCTCAAGATGGTAAACTTATCGTTTGGGACGCATATACAACAAATAAAGTTCACGCTATACCACTTCGATCATCTTGGGTCATGACTTGTTCATATGCGCCTTCGGGGAACTTTGTCGCTTGTGGAGGATTAGATAATATTTGTTCAATTTATTCTTTAAGAGGAGCAGCTCCAGGTGGACCAGGTGGTCAAGTAAAAGTCGCACGCGAATTATCAGCACATACTGGATATCTCAGTTGTTGTCGGTTCATCAATGATAGACAAATCGTTACCTCGTCAGGAGATATGACATGTATGTTATGGGATATAGAACAAGGTGTTAGAACTATGGAATTTAATGATCATACTGGTGATGTGATGAG TATCTCCCTCGCACCGAATGCAAATCTTTTCGTATCTGGTGCATGTGATGCTACAGCAAAAGTATGGGATATTAGGACTGGTAAAGCTGTACAAACTTTTACAGGTCATGAATCAGATATAAACGCCGTTCA ATTTTTCCCAAGTGGAGACGCATTCGCAACAGGATCAGATGATGCAACatgtaaattatttgatttacgTGCTGATAGAGAATTAAACACATATGCCCATGATAATATATTATGTGGTATAACTTCTGTggcattttcaatatctgGAAGAGTTTTATTTGCAGGATatgatgattataattGTAATGTATGGGATACATTAAAAGGTGAACGTATTGGTGTACTTGCAGGACATGAAAATAGAATTTCATGTATGGGTGTAAGTGGTGATGGAGTTGCACTTTGTACAGGTAGTTGGGATAGTTTACTTAAAGTGAGTACttgttttttttgttttggaacatttgtttttattaatttattataa